A genomic window from Schistosoma mansoni, WGS project CABG00000000 data, chromosome 2 unplaced supercontig 0108, strain Puerto Rico, whole genome shotgun sequence includes:
- a CDS encoding adenosine deaminase-related yields MNRFYHNLPKIELHAHLSGSISLAFWKRESITNRNIQNIISGFDFETWNGDIDRCFDAFRTIHKLIETPEILERATISVIEEFHQENVILLELRTTLRPVPTHRSYLNAVIKGIQSAPSVLDNKIYVILILSIDRSRSFDEALITLELAKEYYSNGLVSGIDLSGNPLVGSLCDFASVLNTARSYGLKTTVHIAEAADQSEDWCKFLRLHLPDRLGHGTFLTNIDKNSVLAREIVLKSKIPLELCLTSNVKSKAVENYESHHINYWMNKKHPICICTDDKSLFDCTLSGEFQLSVERCHLNNEQLFQILMNSVNMAFCSENVKKQLSHKIREYFNSFIFDDLNKK; encoded by the exons ATGAATCGTTTTTACCACAACTTGCCGAAAATT GAGTTGCATGCCCACCTTTCTGGGAGTATTAGTTTGGCGTTTTGGAAGCGTGAATCAATTACCAACCgcaatattcaaaatattatttcagGTTTTGATTTTGAAACGTGGAACGGGGATATAGATCG GTGTTTTGATGCTTTTCGAACAATCCACAAATTAATTGAAACACCAGAAATCCTGGAGAGA GCTACAATTTCCGTTATTGAAGAATTTCATCAGGAAAATGTCATTCTTTTGGAATTGAGGACTACGTTACGACCAGTTCCAACTCATCGTTCTTATTTGAATGCAGTAATCAAAGGAATACAGAGCGCACCGAGTGTACTTGATAATAAAATCTATGTGATATTAATACTATCTATTGACAGATCTAGAAGTTTTGATGAAGCGTTAATTACTTTAGAGCTAGCAAAGGAATACTATTCTAATGGATTGGTATCAGGTATTGATCTCAGCGGGAATCCACTA GTAGGAAGTCTATGTGATTTCGCTTCAGTTCTTAATACAGCGCGGTCGTATGGTTTAAAAACAACTGTACATATAGCTGAAGCAGCTGATCAAAGTGAAGATTGGTGTAAATTTCTTAGACTTCATTTGCCAGATCGATTGGGGCACGGAACATTTCTGACCAATATAGATAAGAATTCTGTTTTAGCAAGAGAAATTGTTTTGAAATCTAAAATACCCTTAG AATTATGTTTGACATCAAATGTCAAGTCGAAAGCTGTTGAAAACTATGAATCTCATCATATAAACTATTGGATGAACAAGAAACATCCTATTTGCATTTGT ACGGATGATAAAAGCCTATTTGATTGTACACTATCAGGTGAATTTCAACTATCTGTTGAACGTTGTCATTTGAATAACGAACAATTGTTTCAAATATTAATGAACTCAGTAAATATGGCGTTTTGCAGTGAGAACGTGAAGAAACAATTGTCTCATAAAATCAGagaatattttaatagttttatatttgatgatttaaacaaaaaataa